Proteins encoded together in one Impatiens glandulifera chromosome 1, dImpGla2.1, whole genome shotgun sequence window:
- the LOC124922157 gene encoding stemmadenine O-acetyltransferase-like, translating into MEVVVKSSEAIKPSSPTPSHLRRHYRSFIDQTNPKTFMPTIYYYPPPPPNDMNNDPIAANAGRIDLLKRSLADVLTSFYPFAGRAIDPSFIDCDDSGVVFTESVVMDRCITDVIAEKNAQQLNRLLPFSMEITGVHEDERLLGVQANIFKCGGLALGVSWSHNICDAFCLVNFINSWASLARGEEITHPTTISASIFPPVDNLPMFGNNSSSSSSSDINNIDETNKNRANEENNKNEGRKVVVTTKVFRFSGASISSLKDKYSEQGRPELIPTSVEALSTFIWTRFYESKKKQSSRYVITQTVNLRNKADPGLKLDSCIGNVCQFVVLRPDLELADGSSGYGIVRRMRAAIRKFDGEYVKKLEKGDASLFFEGFMDSFIEGTSMFMFSSMNRFPYYDADFGWGRPIWVSYGHFDFSNFAFMIPTESGDGSVEVWLSMKEDDMKDLQLDQQFLNVIS; encoded by the coding sequence ATGGAAGTAGTAGTGAAGTCAAGTGAGGCTATCAAGCCATCCTCGCCGACCCCATCCCACCTTCGCCGTCACTACCGCTCCTTCATTGACCAAACCAATCCCAAAACCTTCATGCCCACCATTTACTACTACCCACCGCCACCACCGAATGACATGAACAACGATCCCATCGCCGCAAACGCCGGAAGAATTGACCTTCTCAAGCGATCCCTGGCGGATGTGCTCACCTCTTTCTATCCCTTTGCAGGCCGCGCCATCGATCCCTCCTTCATTGACTGCGACGATTCTGGCGTCGTGTTTACTGAATCTGTAGTAATGGATCGCTGCATTACAGACGTCATCGCCGAGAAAAACGCCCAACAACTCAATCGATTGTTGCCTTTCTCAATGGAGATCACCGGCGTCCATGAAGACGAGAGGCTATTGGGCGTTCAAGCCAATATCTTCAAGTGCGGTGGCTTGGCCTTAGGCGTTAGTTGGTCTCACAACATCTGTGATGCTTTTTGTCTTGTCAATTTCATAAACTCGTGGGCGAGTTTGGCACGCGGAGAAGAGATAACACATCCGACCACCATTTCCGCTTCTATATTCCCACCCGTAGACAACCTACCAATGTTCGGAAAcaactcctcctcctcctcctcctccgatattaataatattgatgAAACCAACAAAAACAGAGCTAATGAAGAAAACAACAAGAATGAAGGCAGGAAGGTGGTTGTGACCACCAAGGTTTTCCGATTCAGTGGCGCATCCATATCTTCACTAAAAGACAAGTATTCTGAGCAAGGCCGACCCGAACTGATCCCGACCAGTGTGGAGGCACTATCAACATTCATATGGACCCGGTTCTACGAAAGCAAGAAAAAACAGAGTAGCAGATACGTTATAACTCAAACGGTGAATCTCCGGAACAAGGCCGACCCTGGTTTGAAGCTAGATTCCTGCATTGGCAACGTTTGTCAATTTGTGGTGTTACGTCCGGACTTAGAGCTAGCGGATGGATCTTCGGGTTACGGCATTGTGAGGAGGATGAGGGCGGCGATAAGGAAGTTCGACGGCGAGTACGTAAAGAAGCTCGAGAAAGGTGACGCGAGCTTGTTTTTTGAAGGGTTTATGGATTCGTTCATAGAAGGAACTTCGATGTTCATGTTCAGCAGCATGAATAGGTTCCCATATTATGATGCGGACTTCGGGTGGGGAAGGCCCATTTGGGTTAGCTACGGTCACTTTGATTTCAGCAATTTTGCATTTATGATTCCAACGGAGTCTGGAGATGGATCCGTTGAGGTGTGGCTTAGTATGAAGGAAGATGATATGAAGGACCTTCAATTGGATCAACAATTTCTCAACGTTATCTCCTAA